Below is a genomic region from Verrucomicrobiota bacterium.
TTGCTGGCTGCTTGGGGTTGTACCTATAAACGCCCATGTCCAAAATGCCTTCCAGGCCTCGAGTCGCTGACTTTCAATTGGATTCTTTTCTTTCCACCAAGACGAGCCATGTCAATCAAGCCCTGGATGCCTGGCTTCCTTCCGAAAAAGCCAAACCGGCCACGCTGCATCGCGCGATGCGCTATTCCCTCTTCGCGGGGGGGAAACGGATGCGCCCGGCGCTTTGCCTGGCCGCCGCGGAGGCTTGCGGGGGCGGCGAAAAAGATGCCATGCCTCTGGCGTGCGCGGTCGAATGCATCCACACCTATTCCCTGATCCATGACGACCTGCCGTGCATGGACGACGACGACTTCCGGCGCGGCAAGCCGACCAATCACAAAGTCTTCGGTGAAGGCATTGCCGTGCTGGCCGGCGATGCGCTCCTCACCCAGGCCTTTGAACTGGCCGTCCGATGCCGGGGTTGGAGTCGTTATCCTCATTCGCAAATCGTGCTCGAAATCGCCCGGGCTTCAGGAAGTCTCCAACTCATTGCCGGTCAAGTGGCCGATTTGGAAGGCGAAGGACAACCGCTGAGCCTTGCCGAACTCCGTTACATTCACGAGCGAAAAACCTCCGCGCTCCTGTGCTGCTCGGTCCGCCTGGGCGGCATGAGCGCCAATTGCAGCCCCGCTCAACTGAAGGCGCTGACCGGGTTCGGTTTCAAAGTCGGTCTCGCCTTTCAGATCATCGACGACATTCTTGATGTGACGCAAACCTCAGAGCAACTCGGCAAAACGGCGGGAAAAGACACCGCCGCCCGGAAGGCGACCTACCCGTCCATTGTCGGGCTCGAGAAGTCCCGCGCCCTGGCGAAGTCTCTGACGCGACAAGCTTACGCCAGCCTGAAACCTTTCGGAAGCCGGGCCGGCGTACTGCTGGCGCTCGCCCAATTCCTCCTCGAGCGGCAGAAGTAGGCGGAAGCGCCGTTATTGGGCCGAGTAATAGGCGTCCACCCGCGCCGCCACGTCCTTGTAGCCGATATCCGTTTCGTAGATGAGCTTGAGTTGCTCGATCGCCTCTTCCTTCTTGCCCATCTTTTCCAGCACCAAGCCCAGCGCATAAATCAAATCCTTTTTCTCCTCGTCGAACACGGTTTTCTCCTTGATCGCGTTCTGCAAGGTGCGTGCGGCCAGGTCATTCATGCCTCGACGCGCGAAGCATTGCCCCAAGAAACCGAGGGCCTGAATGCGCCGATGAGGGTTGTTTTGGGCTTTTTGAAACTCCTGAATCGCCTCGGAGATCCGGTTTCCATTGAAGTAATGCACCCCAAGCTCGAAGCGCAGT
It encodes:
- a CDS encoding polyprenyl synthetase family protein; this encodes MPSRPRVADFQLDSFLSTKTSHVNQALDAWLPSEKAKPATLHRAMRYSLFAGGKRMRPALCLAAAEACGGGEKDAMPLACAVECIHTYSLIHDDLPCMDDDDFRRGKPTNHKVFGEGIAVLAGDALLTQAFELAVRCRGWSRYPHSQIVLEIARASGSLQLIAGQVADLEGEGQPLSLAELRYIHERKTSALLCCSVRLGGMSANCSPAQLKALTGFGFKVGLAFQIIDDILDVTQTSEQLGKTAGKDTAARKATYPSIVGLEKSRALAKSLTRQAYASLKPFGSRAGVLLALAQFLLERQK